CAGCGCACCTTGCCCGTCGCGGCATCCAGCGCGACCACCGACGAGCTGTACTTGTCGTCAGCCGGCGTGCGTTCACCACCCCATTGGTCGGGCGTGGTGTTACCGGTGGGCAGGTAGACGAGGTTGAGCTTCGGGTCATACGCCATGGCCGTCCACACGTTCGGCGTGGCCCGGGTGTAGGTGCCGTCCGGACGGGGCGGCGCCTTGACGTCTTCATCGCCCGGGTTCCATGCCCAGGTCATCGCACCGGTATGCACATCGAAGGCACGCACGGCACCGGTCGGCTCATCGGTCTCGATGTTGTCTGCCACGCGGCCACCAATGACCACCAGATCACCAGCGACGAGTGGTGCGGAGGTGATCGTGTAGAAGCCCGGCTTCACGAGTCCAAGGCCCTCGCGCAGGTTCACTTCGCCGTTTGTGCCGAAGCCGATGCAACGCTTGCCGGATTCCGCATCCAGTGCAATCAGCCGCGCATCGATCGTCGTCTCGATGATCCTGCGGCGGCACTCGCCCATCGTGGCCGATGCTGCCGGCGTTGCGCTGGCGCTGCCAATGGCATCCTCGTGGAAGCCGAGGCCACGGCAGCGTTGCCAGTTAGGCGCCACGCTCCTGGGATCGAATCGCCAGCGCTGTTCGCCCGTGTCGGCATCCAGGGCGATCACCTCGTTGTGCGGCGTGCACACGTACAGCGTATGGCCGATCTGCAGTGGCGTATCCTGGTCCTCGGCGCCAAAGCCATTGCTCTTCGGGATATCGCCGGTGCGGAACGTCCAGGCCAACTGAAGATCCCGTACGTTCTGCTTGTTGATCGCGGTATGCGCGCTGTAGTGGGTGCCTGCAGGTGTTCCTGCCCACGCTGTCCAGTCAGCCACGTGCGCGTCCGCTGCCGTCGCGGTACCAGGTACTTGTGCGGCATCCAGCGTCACGCCGTGCCGGGTGAACATCGATGCGACGGCAAACGCCACGGCCACGGCAAGCAGTGCCGTGGCGAGCGGTGCCTTGCGGCTCACCGGCGCCCCCTTGCGCCGTTTCAGCGCGGGATACACCGCGCCTGCCAGCACGCCCACGCCGGCGAAGGTAAGCAGCCGCGAGATGAGGCCCCAGTAATCGAAGCCCGTGTCGTACAGCGACCACGCAGCCGTTCCGACCAGCGCCACGGCGTACACCTTCACACCCAGGGGCTGTGCCGCGACGAGCAGCGCACCCGCCACCAGTAGCGCCACGCCCATGGCGATGAAGTACACGCTGCCACCGAGCGCAGCCAGCGTGATGCCGCCCCACAGCAAGCCCGCACCCATCAACGCGACAAGCACGCCCAATGCGCGAGCCAGCCAGATCGGCACGGCCGATAACCCTTTGCTCTTGTTCACTGTTACCACCTTTCGATTCATAGCGTCGCTTTCAGCTGCACGCCGAAAGCGATCACGTTCTGCGTACGGCGCTGTGAGAACGCGCCCGGGTCCATCACGTACTGGATATCGGGGCGCACGAGGAACCACCGGTTCACGCGCCAGCCGTAACTCAGCTCGACCACGCTTTCCGCATCCGGCAGTGTGTTGAGGAACGCATCCTGCACAGGCTCGTCCTGGGTGGCGCGCCAGGCGCGATCGATCCTTGGGTTGATCACGGCGCGGACATAGCCGAGGGCAACCGTGTCCTGGTCACGGCTGGGAAACGTGCCCTGGTAGATCGCGTCCGCGGAGTACCACGCGGTCATCTGCGCGCTGCGTGCATCGGCCTTCATGACTTCGGCGGCCAACGTCAGGCCACGCCGTGGATCGCGCGTTTCCTGGTAGACACGTTGTGTAGCCAGCGCATACACGCCGTAGCGTCCCCTGGCGTATCCGGGTCCACCCTGCCGCGCAACGCGGCTGGTGTCGTAATAAGTGCCCAGCTTCAGTTCGCCGGCATGGGCTTCCTGTGCATCGCGGCTATGCAGATCCAGTTCCACGGGCAACATCGTGCCCGTGGCGCCGCGCGCATGCAGGGAAAAGGCGTGGTCTTCGGTGCTGTACCCGGGGTTGACCTGGAAGGCGCCTGCGCGAATATCGATCCGTGGCGACACGTGCCACTGGACGCGGATGCCGGGCCGGGCATTCGGGTAATTGCCCCAGCCACTGCCGGCCGACATCGCCAGCGGATGCGCGCAGAAGGCGGCATTGACCAGTTCGCACAGGATGGGCAGGCCACCGAAGTCGTTCCCCATGGCCCACAAGCCCACCTTCACGTTGGCGCGATGGCCCGCGATATCCTGGTCGTAACTAAGCTCGGTCAGCTTGAGGAACTGGCTGCTGTAGACCTCCTGGATCGGCATGCGGTTGCCCGCCAGGTCCGTGGTGACGCCGCGTCCGGCACGATCATTGAGCGTGATGTGGAACGTGCCCTGCGCCCAGCCGGCCGCCTTGCGCATGTCGATATCGAGTCCGGCGCGCAGCTGCTGTGCGTAGCGCGTGCCTTGTTCAAGGCCGCCACTGGCAACGCGGAAGGTCTCCGAAACGTAATCCCCGCGCACCGTCACACCGTGCTTTTCCCAACGGCTGCGAATGCCTGCGGCGCTCTCGGTAGGTGTATCGGCATCGTCTGCGCTGGCGCCGCCGCCAAACGACGCCATCGCCATGAACACGCTCGCGCTCCATAACGCCTTCCGGCGGCGGCGTGATACGCGCGCCGGGGCCCGTGAACTGCACTGCATAAACCTCACCTGGCATATCGCAGCCCGCACGCCGCCAGCCGGCACGTGGATGACGGCCGGGGAAGGGTGCACGCCGGTTGGGATGCAAATCAGGCGCGTAAGGGGAGGATCGTGGGGTGCGAC
Above is a genomic segment from Luteibacter aegosomatissinici containing:
- a CDS encoding membrane-bound PQQ-dependent dehydrogenase, glucose/quinate/shikimate family — encoded protein: MNKSKGLSAVPIWLARALGVLVALMGAGLLWGGITLAALGGSVYFIAMGVALLVAGALLVAAQPLGVKVYAVALVGTAAWSLYDTGFDYWGLISRLLTFAGVGVLAGAVYPALKRRKGAPVSRKAPLATALLAVAVAFAVASMFTRHGVTLDAAQVPGTATAADAHVADWTAWAGTPAGTHYSAHTAINKQNVRDLQLAWTFRTGDIPKSNGFGAEDQDTPLQIGHTLYVCTPHNEVIALDADTGEQRWRFDPRSVAPNWQRCRGLGFHEDAIGSASATPAASATMGECRRRIIETTIDARLIALDAESGKRCIGFGTNGEVNLREGLGLVKPGFYTITSAPLVAGDLVVIGGRVADNIETDEPTGAVRAFDVHTGAMTWAWNPGDEDVKAPPRPDGTYTRATPNVWTAMAYDPKLNLVYLPTGNTTPDQWGGERTPADDKYSSSVVALDAATGKVRWHFQTTHHDLWDYDLPAQPALVDVPDGRGGTLPALVQVTKQGQIFMLNRATGEPIADVVEKPVAVGHAKGERYSPTQPFSVGMPMIGTQHLTESSMWGATPFDQLYCRIQFRKMRYEGPFTAPGEDISLQWPGSLGGMNWGGVSIDEANGLMFVNDMRIGLWTRLIPRDAVKGSGGGVEMGLASMYGTPYWSDRNRFMSPAGIPCQEPPFGTMTAINLATRKIAWQVPVGTVRDTGPMGVKLHLPMPIGMPTLGASLATRSGLVFFAGTQDYYLRAFDESTGKEVWKARLPVGSQGGPMTYVSPKTGRQYIVLTVGGARQSPDRGDYVMAWALPKAK
- a CDS encoding carbohydrate porin, encoding MAMASFGGGASADDADTPTESAAGIRSRWEKHGVTVRGDYVSETFRVASGGLEQGTRYAQQLRAGLDIDMRKAAGWAQGTFHITLNDRAGRGVTTDLAGNRMPIQEVYSSQFLKLTELSYDQDIAGHRANVKVGLWAMGNDFGGLPILCELVNAAFCAHPLAMSAGSGWGNYPNARPGIRVQWHVSPRIDIRAGAFQVNPGYSTEDHAFSLHARGATGTMLPVELDLHSRDAQEAHAGELKLGTYYDTSRVARQGGPGYARGRYGVYALATQRVYQETRDPRRGLTLAAEVMKADARSAQMTAWYSADAIYQGTFPSRDQDTVALGYVRAVINPRIDRAWRATQDEPVQDAFLNTLPDAESVVELSYGWRVNRWFLVRPDIQYVMDPGAFSQRRTQNVIAFGVQLKATL